A section of the Babylonia areolata isolate BAREFJ2019XMU chromosome 31, ASM4173473v1, whole genome shotgun sequence genome encodes:
- the LOC143275839 gene encoding uncharacterized protein LOC143275839, translating to MESKEMGGAKKTMSNSVAAPPPPATTTAAPASLNDSIPNDKLTSGSMANSLPGIGHTRSSPRGLPTSVGASTNANPPSFPSFRDAGLGMPLSPPKGVSGSEADGSSASLENNIGMGMNAARPSTHSSLPAQPDRPSSMATAKPQASMAKVNAEKLAPPHSRLGSNSTNNKVSPPDNNSLMMGHHHSMSRLENELMRGGTHPLPHHPQPTDAANFLSGNTSSSHSLATSVPAPPPAMAIANTTVDPSSLANELSFFLNDESNSPPSAPPAAAHPAIPSPTKQAPPPAPPGATVSAHGVGIYRGPGTAAPPSSSSSSLASAMEPAKPPPPKPAVPATQPMKTTKGRFEWSSSLNSANTGSSISTTAADAKQAFLNFSKMQKVKDEQMALHSAHAAHRQFMASKQKEQRSRPEKPKDREENESTNRTVNQRHSIPMTNPVEEIRMHIPPVLKSQEKVPLSREEQRRKEQEQRRREAKMQNAIDMNAQSELMANFEEMNFPLGGH from the exons ATGGAGTCCAAAGAGATG GGTGGCGCCAAGAAGACCATGAGCAATTCCGTCGCAGCCCCGCCACCCCCTGCAACCACCACCGCAGCTCCAGCGTCCCTGAACGACTCCATCCCTAATGACAAACTGACGAGTGGTTCCATGGCCAACAGCCTGCCAGGCATTGGCCACACACGCTCTTCCCCGCGGGGCCTGCCCACCTCTGTTGGTGCCAGCACAAATGCTAACCCTCCGTCCTTCCCGTCCTTCAGAGACGCCGGTCTTGGAATGCCTCTCTCTCCGCCAAAAGGGGTGTCTGGGTCAGAGGCCGACGGTTCCAGTGCCAGTTTGGAGAACAACATTG GGATGGGGATGAATGCAGCGCGCCCCAGCACCCACTCCAGTCTGCCAGCCCAGCCAGACCGGCCTTCCTCCATGGCCACGGCCAAACCACAGGCCTCTATGGCCAAGGTCAACGCAG aaaaattaGCTCCTCCCCATTCAAGACTAggcagcaacagcaccaacaacaaggTGTCCCCACCCGACAACAATTCCCTGATGATGGGGCACCACCACTCCATGTCCCGCCTGGAGAACGAGCTGATGCGAGGAGGCACCCAcccgctcccccaccacccacagccCACGGATGCCGCCAACTTCCTGTCGGGCAACACCTCGTCATCGCACAGCCTGGCCACATCGGTGCCGGCTCCCCCACCTGCCATGGCGATCGCCAACACTACCGTGGACCCCAGCTCCCTGGCCAACGAACTGAGCTTCTTCCTCAATGATGAGTCCAACAGccccccctctgctccccctGCAGCCGCCCACCCTGCCATCCCCAGCCCCACCAAGCAGGCCCCGCCGCCTGCACCGCCAGGGGCCACTGTCT CAGCGCACGGTGTTGGCATTTACCGAGGACCAGGCACAGCAGCCCcgccctcttcatcatcatcatccctagcCTCCGCCATGGAGCCAGCAAAACCACCCCCTCCAAAGCCAGCTGTGCCTGCCACTCAGCCAATGAAAACGACTAAG gggAGGTTTGAATGGAGCAGTAGTCTGAATTCCGCTAACACTGGCAGCTCCATCTCCACAACCGCTGCTGATGCAAAACAGGCCTTCTTGAACTTCAGCAAAATGCAGAAGGTCAAGGATGAGCAG atggcACTTCATTCAGCTCATGCAGCACATAGGCAGTTCATGGCTTCAAAACAGAAGGAGCAGCGTTCCCGGCCAGAGAAACCAAA GGATAGGGAAGAGAATGAGTCCACGAACCGAACAGTGAACCAAAGACACTCCATCCCAATGACCAATCCAGTGGAAGAGATCAGAATGCATATTCCCCCGGTACTCAAGTCACAGGAAAAGGTTCCTTTGAGCAGAGAGGAGCAGAGGCGGAAGGAACAggaacagaggaggagagaggcg